The following proteins come from a genomic window of Pirellula staleyi DSM 6068:
- a CDS encoding cupin domain-containing protein yields the protein MSSGTTPEQQSYFVKLDECSKHTIFPGVDIATMPGQQMMISIVTFEPNSKVAPHQHPHEQVGVLVEGELTFNIGGQVQTLGPGEMWRIPGGIEHSVVAGANPAKAIDIFHPIRDDYR from the coding sequence ATGTCTTCAGGAACTACTCCCGAACAACAGAGTTACTTTGTCAAGCTAGACGAGTGCTCGAAGCATACGATTTTTCCAGGGGTCGACATCGCGACCATGCCCGGGCAGCAGATGATGATTTCAATCGTCACGTTCGAACCAAACTCGAAAGTCGCTCCGCATCAGCACCCACACGAGCAAGTGGGTGTGCTCGTGGAAGGTGAGCTGACCTTCAACATCGGTGGCCAAGTGCAAACGCTCGGGCCGGGTGAAATGTGGCGAATTCCTGGGGGAATTGAGCATTCTGTCGTTGCCGGCGCGAATCCCGCCAAAGCGATTGATATCTTCCATCCGATTCGCGACGACTATCGTTAA
- a CDS encoding serine/threonine-protein kinase yields the protein MAIEKLGPFRLEKMLGRGGMGAVYVGRHIESEERVAVKVLVPMLADDEPFRERFKGEVEALKKLLHPNIVRLQGYGEDEGHLYYVMELVEGKSLQEELSAGRRFNWREVTRIGVEIARALKHAHDRGIVHRDLKPANLMLDKSDQVKLTDFGIAKLYGNTSMTSDGSVMGTADYMAPEQAEGKNTTSRCDLYSLGSVLHALLCGKPPFHGRSLPEVLERLRKEPPIPIRRLAPDTPEELESIILQLLEKDPSKRIPTAVAVANRLKAMEHALSLETRPLPVSKDEVQEEGELRLAPLAPSTAAGAGLDKSKTVASKVQPPRGAPNVAQVAPGARAVPPAGPTGPMPAAGDADYRIEGDGLALTGVFTPSTSAVTRGGTGSSLPSLAGEMPTMITAEGNPSLLNPAPPARSRTAVAPSDEGASLAPLEGASSDEPQLAPVTRSTHFTQVTEAQLRHGERREEADESPMIGWLKVGAMLLLATAVVVAGVYFATRQATADQLAARIEAAAADEDPLKLAEAEQDLVNFIARFPEDSRVEAFRKLESDLELFRLQRRFELRARRPSSSEGLLPVERAYLEVLPLIAADPPLAAERLAALLVIFDQTSVKDLSLVESRRIEQCLQLARQQLTQLRSQNAQSSSSTGNLLAQKLAQAKSLESSDPTQSRAIYEAIIKLYGDRSYAAPSVSEARDRLSKLPSPPLSSSEDAP from the coding sequence CTGTGAAGGTGCTGGTGCCGATGCTCGCCGACGACGAGCCGTTTCGCGAACGCTTCAAAGGTGAGGTGGAGGCTCTGAAGAAGCTGCTCCACCCCAACATTGTGCGGCTGCAAGGGTATGGCGAGGACGAGGGACATCTCTACTACGTGATGGAACTGGTCGAGGGGAAGAGTCTGCAGGAAGAGTTGTCGGCCGGGCGGCGTTTCAACTGGCGCGAGGTGACGCGCATTGGGGTCGAGATTGCCCGAGCGCTGAAGCATGCCCACGACCGAGGAATTGTGCATCGCGACTTAAAGCCCGCGAATCTGATGCTCGACAAGAGCGACCAGGTGAAGCTGACCGACTTCGGCATCGCCAAGCTCTATGGCAACACGAGCATGACGAGCGACGGGAGTGTGATGGGGACAGCCGACTACATGGCTCCCGAGCAAGCGGAGGGGAAGAACACGACCAGCCGCTGCGATCTTTATTCGCTTGGTTCGGTGCTGCACGCGCTGTTGTGTGGCAAGCCCCCATTTCATGGACGCTCGCTGCCGGAGGTGCTCGAGCGACTTCGGAAAGAGCCGCCGATTCCGATTCGACGTCTTGCGCCGGATACGCCGGAAGAGCTCGAGAGCATCATTCTGCAGTTGCTCGAGAAAGATCCGTCGAAACGAATTCCGACAGCGGTGGCGGTGGCGAATCGACTGAAGGCGATGGAGCACGCACTTTCGCTCGAGACCCGTCCGCTGCCGGTCAGCAAAGACGAGGTTCAGGAGGAGGGGGAACTCCGACTAGCGCCGCTTGCACCTAGCACAGCCGCCGGCGCGGGGCTCGACAAATCAAAAACGGTGGCCTCGAAAGTTCAGCCCCCGAGGGGCGCGCCAAATGTTGCGCAAGTTGCGCCTGGCGCGCGCGCTGTGCCCCCGGCGGGTCCGACAGGACCGATGCCAGCGGCGGGTGATGCGGATTACCGAATCGAGGGAGATGGCTTGGCGCTGACCGGCGTTTTTACACCCAGCACGAGCGCCGTAACTCGCGGGGGCACGGGGAGTTCGCTCCCTTCGCTGGCGGGCGAGATGCCGACGATGATCACCGCCGAAGGGAACCCTTCGCTCTTGAATCCGGCTCCACCAGCGCGATCGCGCACCGCTGTTGCCCCCAGCGATGAGGGCGCAAGTCTCGCGCCTCTCGAAGGGGCGTCGAGCGACGAGCCACAGCTCGCGCCGGTGACACGCAGCACGCACTTCACCCAAGTGACCGAAGCGCAATTGCGACACGGCGAGCGACGTGAAGAAGCCGACGAATCTCCCATGATCGGCTGGCTGAAAGTTGGCGCGATGTTGCTCCTGGCAACAGCCGTGGTGGTGGCAGGTGTGTACTTTGCCACGCGGCAGGCGACGGCAGATCAATTGGCCGCGCGCATCGAAGCTGCGGCAGCGGATGAAGACCCCCTGAAGCTGGCCGAGGCGGAGCAGGACCTCGTCAATTTCATTGCGAGATTTCCGGAGGATTCACGCGTCGAGGCGTTTCGAAAACTCGAGAGCGATCTGGAGCTTTTTCGGCTGCAGCGTCGCTTTGAACTTCGTGCGCGTCGGCCTTCGAGCAGCGAAGGTTTGCTGCCGGTCGAACGGGCTTACCTCGAAGTGTTGCCGCTCATTGCAGCCGATCCGCCGCTCGCTGCAGAACGTCTTGCCGCGCTGCTGGTGATCTTCGACCAAACCAGTGTCAAGGATCTTTCGCTCGTCGAGTCGCGGCGCATCGAGCAATGCCTGCAACTCGCGCGGCAACAGCTCACGCAGCTCCGCTCGCAAAACGCACAAAGCTCCAGCAGCACCGGCAATCTGCTCGCGCAAAAACTAGCTCAGGCCAAATCGCTTGAGTCATCAGACCCCACTCAGTCGCGAGCCATCTACGAAGCGATCATCAAGCTGTATGGCGATCGCTCGTATGCTGCTCCATCTGTCAGTGAAGCGCGCGATCGGCTATCAAAGCTCCCGTCCCCTCCTCTCTCGTCTTCGGAAGATGCTCCCTAG